One genomic region from Rosa rugosa chromosome 1, drRosRugo1.1, whole genome shotgun sequence encodes:
- the LOC133726891 gene encoding early nodulin-like protein 14, translating into FGNPILLRIAVIAFAAMLHSTEAVDYKVGDDLGWTIPPDGADPYADWSLDCRAYPSFDFPVGEQDVAFVTKEDFEPCTTTNPLWESPVPDEVTLVQSAGTFYFIGTFTGHCAKGQKVAVNWTNSPVMTPA; encoded by the exons TTCGGCAatcccattctgttgagga TTGCTGTTATAGCATTTGCAGCAATGTTACATAGTACAGAAGCCGTAGACTACAAAGTTGGAGACGACTTGGGTTGGACTATACCTCCGGACGGTGCCGACCCGTATGCAGACTGGTCACTGGACTGCCGAGCATACCCTT CATTTGACTTTCCAGTAGGAGAACAAGACGTGGCTTTTGTGACAAAGGAGGATTTTGA accgTGCACCACCACAAATCCGCTATGGGAATCACCGGTTCCAGATGAAGTTACACTTGTTCAATCAGCGGGCACATTTTATTTCATTGGCACCTTCACCGGCCACTGCGCCAAAGGCCAAAAGGTTGCCGTTAACTGGACCAACTCTCCAGTCATGACTCCTGCTTAG
- the LOC133726951 gene encoding umecyanin-like, whose translation MKTMNMIVVVLAMAVVLLHGAEAVLYTVGDDLGWAIPPGGAATYAAWAAEHSFVVNDELEFDFAVGEQDLALVTKDDYDSCNTADPLLLFQEAVTLQFIASDTFYFTSTLAGHCTKGQKIAIYIGAALPPSPSPVPSPTPCPSSSSADDALTVTAKFVSHKIMAKGN comes from the exons ATGAAAACCATGAACATGATAGTTGTTGTTCTCGCAATGGCAGTAGTATTGTTACATGGAGCAGAAGCTGTACTATACACAGTTGGAGACGACTTGGGTTGGGCTATTCCTCCTGGTGGCGCTGCTACTTATGCTGCATGGGCTGCCGAGCATAGCTTTGTAGTCAACGATGAGCTAG AGTTCGACTTTGCAGTAGGTGAACAAGACTTGGCCTTAGTAACCAAGGATGATTACGACAGTTGTAACACGGCGGATCCCTTGTTGCTATTCCAGGAGGCAGTTACACTTCAGTTTATCGCAAGCGACACATTTTATTTCACCTCCACCTTGGCCGGGCACTGCACCAAAGGCCAAAAGATTGCCATTTACATCGGCGCTGCCCTGCCTCCTAGTCCCAGTCCGGTTCCCAGTCCAACTCCATGTCCTTCTTCATCAAGTGCTGATGACGCCCTAACGGTAACGGCCAAATTTGTGTCTCACAAGATCATGGCCAAAGGAAACTAG
- the LOC133726892 gene encoding uncharacterized protein LOC133726892 produces the protein MGDGQSIHIWDDPWLPRPNSFQPFIRRDGAPTLVRELLLPELSWNSDFIAQWFEPEDVALILSIPLNQRSIPSASNPSPIVETWKRIWNAGIPGKVKVHMWKVCASILPTVAQLRTKRIWITDGCVFCNDGDESIHHVSRDCSFVHAMLRKVPSLSSVISSSSDYQASMLDWLSHSMQTISSELFDFLLYLLWAVWKERNQRVWNGKNLDLEQLFFQAASSFSLFTSLHPGRSPKIKRASAPLGASSDRNFVSYLLVIEALPGKAACAWAVEFNQSPNIFESDCLQLVNSLKSEEEDHSMIGRVVDDILVHLTSIPSSFFQHVYKESNLEAHKLAKLALYSNVFANWKGSIPSTIRSLVASYCNTSSH, from the exons ATGGGAGATGGCCAATCCATTCATATTTGGGATGATCCTTGGTTGCCTAGACCTAACTCGTTCCAACCTTTCATTAGGAGGGATGGTGCTCCGACTTTGGTTAGGGAATTATTGCTCCCTGAGTTGTCTTGGAATTCTGATTTTATAGCTCAGTGGTTTGAGCCAGAAGATGTAGCGTTAATTTTGTCTATTCCTCTTAACCAACGGAGT ATCCCTTCTGCCTCCAACCCTTCACCTATTGTGGAGACATGGAAACGGATTTGGAATGCTGGAATCCCTGGTAAGGTGAAGGTTCACATGTGGAAGGTATGTGCTTCTATTCTTCCTACAGTGGCTCAACTTCGAACCAAGAGGATTTGGATTACTGATGGTTGTGTTTTCTGCAATGATGGAGATGAATCTATTCATCATGTTAGTAGAGATTGTTCCTTTGTGCATGCTATGTTAAGAAAGGTTCCAAGCTTAAGTTCGGTGATCTCATCCAGCAGTGACTATCAAGCTTCGATGTTGGATTGGTTATCTCACTCTATGCAGACTATTTCTTCTGAGCTTTTTGACTTTCTTCTGTATCTGTTATGGGCAGTATGGAAGGAGAGGAATCAAAGAGTGTGGAATGGTAAGAACCTTGATTTGGAACAACTTTTCTTCCAGGCAGCCTCTAGTTTCTCATTGTTTACCTCCCTTCATCCGGGTAGGAGTCCCAAAATAAAACGTGCTTCAGCTCCATTGGGTGCCTCCTCCGACAGG AATTTCGTCAGTTATCTTCTTGTAATTGAGGCTCTTCCTGGGAAGGCTGCATGTGCTTGGGCTGTGGAGTTCAACCAGTCACCTAATATCTTTGAAAGTGATTGTCTTCAGTTGGTCAATTCTTTGAAGTCTGAAGAGGAAGATCATTCCATGATTGGGAGGGTGGTTGATGACATTTTGGTCCACTTAACTTCTATTCCTAGTTCTTTCTTTCAACATGTTTACAAAGAGTCCAATTTGGAAGCACACAAGCTTGCAAAGCTTGCGTTGTATTCTAATGTGTTTGCTAATTGGAAGGGTTCTATACCTTCCACCATTAGAAGCCTTGTTGCTTCCTATTGTAATACTTCTTCTCATTGA